A window from Flavobacterium sp. 83 encodes these proteins:
- a CDS encoding DUF2723 domain-containing protein, which translates to MATFNFNKWNTIIGWFTFGIALVTYTLTVEPTMSFWDCGEYIATAAKLEVGHPPGAPLFQMMGAFFAMFASDDKHIALMVNMVSVFSSAFTILFMYWSSTMLLKKLISRFSENEKNNDIVVLGSAFVGALAYTFSDSFWFNAVEAEVYAMASLFIALLFWLGLRWEQDMETPRGNKWLLIISLVVGLSFGVHFMALLTIPAIGFLYFFKHYKVVTVKNFIIANVVVIAILLFIFKLLLPLTMAFFGKTEVFMVNDMGMPFDSGTIFVALLFIAFFYFGLKYTKQKGFIFYNTIILCILFILIGFSTWMMLPIRANANTVINENKPSDAAEVLAYYNREQYGVNPLFYGAQYTETFAGLDKKNPYLDKAPNYERDYKTGKYLITNNYKNAEQNSDDNQKTILPRMWSSEHVANYMNFTNPPQFKINPDYPYEDDLAKYGIDPSKLTEEEYNKAIAQLKNEVEKTVAEFRQAYAQKQIDNDGYVSFLKSYGDYLIIEKPTTADNFSFMFEYQFGYMYWRYLMWNFVGRQSDVQGKYDNLDGNWISGIKFIDDLHLGSQDNLPSDVLNNKGRNVYFFLPFILGLIGLMYHANKDLKSFYVLLALFLFTGIALKIYLNERPFEPRERDYALVGSFYVFAIWIGFGVYALYESAQKYLAPKIAGPVLIASCLLTAPVLMASQNWDDHDRSNRYTAVAMAKAYLNSCDKDAILFTIGDNDTFPLWYAQEIEKVRTDVKIVNTSLFMTDWYIDQMKTKTYESDPLPISFVHDEYVGDKLDYVAHIPKVETRWEIKDFINFIKNPKSTVEMQNGQTIHFYPTNKIRIPIDKNTIINNKVVSAKYNDSIVPYIDIDIKGNALYKNRLMMLDIVANNNWKRPIYFSGGAFDDEDYIWMKNYLQLDGMVYKLVPLRTKLNKDDNQMEMGQIDADKMYANVMQWDWGNSESPTIYHDPETRRNSITYRMNLARLMNQLIAEGKNDKAKNIIDLAMTKMPLDKFGYYSLVEPFAKGYYNIGEKAKAQDLLERLMTKYKENLNYYIHLKPVDQTGIAIDIITDIERYRGLLHVMKESGDSAFYNKNKIIFNTYIKMFERFGREKE; encoded by the coding sequence ATGGCAACATTTAATTTCAATAAATGGAATACGATTATAGGTTGGTTTACATTTGGAATCGCATTAGTAACATATACACTTACCGTTGAACCCACAATGAGTTTTTGGGATTGTGGAGAATATATTGCCACAGCTGCAAAATTAGAAGTAGGACATCCACCCGGAGCCCCTTTATTTCAAATGATGGGTGCCTTTTTTGCAATGTTTGCTTCAGATGACAAACATATTGCTTTGATGGTTAATATGGTGTCTGTTTTTTCAAGCGCATTTACCATACTTTTCATGTATTGGTCCTCTACGATGCTATTAAAAAAACTAATTTCAAGATTTTCTGAAAATGAAAAAAACAATGACATTGTTGTTTTAGGTAGTGCTTTTGTAGGTGCATTAGCTTATACTTTTTCCGATAGTTTTTGGTTTAATGCAGTTGAAGCCGAAGTTTATGCGATGGCTTCCTTATTCATCGCATTGTTGTTTTGGTTAGGTTTACGTTGGGAACAAGATATGGAAACTCCTAGAGGAAATAAGTGGCTATTGATTATTTCATTAGTTGTTGGGCTTTCGTTCGGAGTACACTTCATGGCTTTATTAACAATTCCAGCCATTGGTTTTCTTTATTTTTTTAAGCATTATAAAGTTGTTACCGTCAAAAATTTTATTATTGCAAATGTTGTCGTAATTGCAATATTGCTTTTTATATTCAAATTATTACTACCATTAACAATGGCTTTTTTTGGAAAAACCGAAGTTTTTATGGTAAACGACATGGGAATGCCTTTTGATTCAGGAACTATTTTTGTAGCCTTACTTTTTATTGCTTTCTTTTATTTTGGCCTAAAATATACCAAACAAAAAGGGTTCATATTTTACAATACCATCATATTATGCATTTTATTTATTTTGATAGGATTCTCTACTTGGATGATGTTACCTATCAGAGCGAATGCCAATACGGTAATTAACGAAAACAAACCTTCGGATGCAGCAGAAGTTCTAGCGTATTACAATAGAGAACAATATGGGGTAAACCCTTTGTTTTACGGAGCTCAGTATACAGAAACTTTTGCTGGACTAGATAAAAAAAATCCTTACCTAGACAAAGCTCCAAACTATGAAAGAGATTATAAAACGGGCAAATATCTTATCACAAATAATTACAAAAATGCCGAACAAAATAGCGACGACAATCAAAAAACTATTTTACCCAGAATGTGGAGTTCGGAGCATGTAGCGAATTACATGAATTTCACAAATCCGCCACAATTTAAAATTAATCCTGATTATCCCTATGAAGATGATTTAGCAAAATACGGAATTGACCCTAGTAAATTAACAGAAGAAGAGTACAACAAAGCCATTGCGCAGTTGAAAAATGAAGTCGAAAAAACAGTTGCCGAATTTAGACAAGCTTATGCTCAAAAACAAATTGACAATGACGGCTATGTTTCTTTCTTAAAAAGTTACGGAGATTACCTGATTATAGAAAAACCAACAACGGCAGACAATTTCAGCTTCATGTTTGAATATCAATTTGGCTACATGTACTGGAGATATTTGATGTGGAACTTTGTAGGACGCCAAAGCGATGTTCAAGGAAAATACGACAATTTAGATGGAAATTGGATTAGCGGAATCAAATTTATTGATGATTTACATTTAGGTTCTCAAGATAATTTACCTTCAGATGTATTAAACAATAAGGGAAGAAATGTTTATTTCTTTTTACCCTTTATACTTGGACTTATTGGTTTAATGTATCATGCGAATAAAGACCTAAAGAGTTTTTACGTCTTGTTAGCTCTATTTCTATTTACAGGAATAGCACTGAAAATTTACTTAAACGAAAGACCTTTTGAACCTAGAGAAAGAGATTATGCATTAGTAGGTTCGTTCTATGTTTTTGCTATCTGGATAGGATTTGGTGTCTATGCGCTATACGAAAGTGCACAGAAATATTTGGCCCCAAAAATAGCCGGCCCCGTACTTATAGCATCCTGCTTATTAACAGCTCCAGTCTTAATGGCATCTCAAAACTGGGACGATCATGACCGCTCTAATAGATACACTGCAGTTGCGATGGCAAAAGCATATTTAAACTCATGCGATAAAGATGCGATATTATTTACCATTGGCGATAATGATACATTCCCGCTTTGGTATGCTCAAGAAATAGAAAAAGTGAGAACCGATGTAAAAATTGTAAACACGAGTCTTTTCATGACCGATTGGTATATTGACCAAATGAAAACTAAAACATACGAGTCAGACCCTTTGCCGATATCATTTGTCCACGACGAATATGTAGGTGACAAACTGGATTACGTAGCACATATCCCAAAAGTGGAAACCAGATGGGAAATAAAAGATTTTATCAATTTTATTAAAAATCCAAAATCTACTGTTGAAATGCAAAATGGTCAAACCATTCATTTTTATCCAACAAATAAAATACGAATTCCTATTGACAAAAACACTATTATCAACAACAAGGTGGTTTCTGCAAAATACAACGATTCTATCGTCCCTTATATAGACATAGACATCAAAGGAAATGCTCTATACAAAAACAGATTGATGATGCTTGATATTGTAGCCAATAACAATTGGAAAAGACCAATTTATTTTAGTGGTGGCGCATTTGATGACGAAGATTACATCTGGATGAAGAATTATCTTCAATTAGACGGAATGGTTTACAAGTTAGTTCCTTTAAGAACTAAACTAAACAAAGATGACAACCAGATGGAAATGGGACAAATTGATGCAGACAAAATGTATGCAAATGTTATGCAATGGGACTGGGGAAATAGTGAAAGTCCAACTATATATCATGACCCGGAAACCAGAAGAAATAGTATCACTTACCGAATGAATCTTGCCCGATTAATGAATCAATTAATCGCCGAAGGAAAGAATGACAAGGCTAAAAACATTATCGATTTAGCCATGACAAAAATGCCTTTGGACAAATTTGGTTATTATTCGTTAGTAGAGCCTTTTGCAAAAGGATATTATAATATTGGAGAGAAAGCAAAAGCTCAGGATCTTCTTGAAAGACTAATGACGAAATACAAAGAGAACCTTAATTATTATATCCATTTAAAACCTGTAGATCAGACTGGTATTGCAATTGACATCATAACAGATATCGAGCGCTATAGAGGATTACTTCATGTGATGAAAGAAAGTGGTGACTCCGCTTTTTACAATAAAAACAAAATAATTTTCAACACATATATCAAAATGTTTGAACGTTTTGGTCGCGAGAAAGAATAA
- a CDS encoding universal stress protein — protein sequence MKEFITNFTTNNYSLHIFYDSNIEKGILNLSNSVNADLIGLCTHDRTGLAHFFNGSISEDLINHTTKPVITFKI from the coding sequence ATGAAAGAATTTATTACCAACTTTACTACCAACAACTACTCCTTACATATTTTTTACGATAGTAATATAGAAAAGGGCATTCTTAATTTATCAAATTCAGTAAATGCGGATTTAATAGGTCTTTGTACGCATGACAGAACTGGACTAGCACATTTTTTCAACGGCAGCATCAGTGAAGACTTGATAAACCACACCACAAAACCAGTAATTACTTTTAAGATTTAA
- a CDS encoding HAMP domain-containing sensor histidine kinase, which yields MKIKHQLTIFNAITRLLVILVLWMMLPILVEKVVYKHINKSLLEKKQKFIEHLDKKEINDFIVRNDSMETYASFSTLHNEFLQLSRLPINSEIDKTVFINEPRIIEEEKGDYRILQYQFLYEKMPYQLEIGNSLSEVEELTFTIRFFVLIVLVIILLVTFLIDTFYIEYLLKPFYKIIDTKIRRVNEPDTFDHTPINSHSADFQELDMVLNQMMNRISELFKKEKQFIANVSHELLTPIALLKNKFENLLQNDSLNDSAIDKIANSLKILDMLKKVINNLLLISRIENHQYESNETINLGELITDLYQDLKDRMDEKRLTFTMNLQYDFHFIGNKTLIHILLYNLIVNAIKYNKKNGNITIIDGFLDSNYFLSVSDTGIGMNENQKDQIFNRFSRIDANEEGNGLGLAIADSIALFHHIKIEVTSRINEGTTFCLCFANNEKHN from the coding sequence ATGAAAATAAAACACCAATTAACAATCTTCAATGCGATAACCAGATTACTTGTAATTTTGGTTTTATGGATGATGTTACCTATTTTGGTTGAAAAAGTAGTTTACAAGCATATTAATAAAAGTTTATTAGAAAAAAAGCAAAAATTCATTGAACATTTAGATAAGAAAGAAATCAATGATTTCATTGTTAGAAATGACTCAATGGAAACCTACGCAAGCTTTTCTACATTACATAATGAATTTTTGCAATTATCCAGATTGCCAATAAATTCCGAAATAGATAAAACTGTTTTTATCAATGAACCTAGAATAATTGAGGAGGAAAAAGGTGACTACAGAATTTTACAATACCAATTCCTTTATGAAAAAATGCCTTATCAGCTTGAAATAGGCAATAGTCTGAGTGAAGTAGAGGAACTAACTTTTACGATTCGATTTTTTGTGTTAATCGTACTTGTTATTATTCTATTAGTTACTTTTTTGATAGATACTTTTTATATAGAATACCTATTGAAGCCTTTCTATAAAATTATCGATACTAAAATCCGTCGGGTAAATGAACCGGATACGTTTGATCATACCCCTATAAACTCTCATTCTGCAGATTTTCAGGAATTGGATATGGTTTTGAATCAAATGATGAATCGGATAAGTGAACTTTTTAAGAAAGAGAAACAATTTATTGCCAATGTTTCTCATGAACTTTTAACCCCAATTGCATTATTAAAAAACAAATTTGAAAACTTACTTCAGAATGATTCACTAAACGATAGTGCTATTGATAAAATTGCAAATTCTTTAAAAATATTAGATATGCTCAAGAAAGTAATCAATAATTTATTGCTTATTTCAAGAATTGAAAACCATCAATACGAGTCTAATGAAACCATAAATTTAGGAGAATTAATTACTGATTTATATCAAGATTTGAAAGATCGTATGGATGAAAAAAGATTGACTTTTACGATGAATCTTCAATATGATTTTCATTTTATTGGGAATAAAACTCTAATTCACATTCTTTTATATAATTTGATCGTAAATGCTATTAAATACAATAAAAAAAACGGAAACATTACCATTATAGATGGATTTTTAGATTCTAATTATTTTTTGTCAGTTTCTGATACTGGAATTGGAATGAATGAAAATCAAAAAGATCAGATATTCAATAGATTTTCTAGAATTGATGCTAATGAAGAAGGAAATGGTTTAGGCCTTGCTATTGCTGATAGTATTGCTCTTTTTCATCATATAAAAATAGAAGTTACTTCAAGAATTAATGAAGGGACAACATTTTGTTTGTGTTTTGCCAATAATGAAAAACATAATTAA
- a CDS encoding co-chaperone YbbN, with protein sequence MSKFGELINAQIPVLIDFYTDWNESSVSMHPVIRDVAAALGDKAKVIKIDVDKNQELAEALRIKGLPTLMIYKEGLMIWRQSGELDANTIISIVQEQF encoded by the coding sequence ATGTCAAAATTTGGAGAACTTATAAACGCACAAATTCCTGTGTTGATTGATTTTTATACGGATTGGAACGAATCTTCTGTTTCAATGCATCCTGTAATTAGAGATGTTGCTGCTGCTCTTGGTGATAAAGCAAAAGTGATTAAGATTGACGTTGATAAAAATCAAGAATTAGCCGAAGCACTTCGAATAAAAGGTCTTCCTACACTTATGATTTATAAAGAAGGTTTAATGATCTGGAGACAATCCGGAGAGTTAGATGCTAACACTATTATTAGTATTGTTCAGGAACAATTTTAA
- a CDS encoding metallophosphoesterase → MILRILLLCFVLLIIELYAFQALRTLIKVKWVLVCYQIISFLLLVFIIYSFMQFDRSVGQTKQTMFTMGLVLLVYVPKMVLALVLLGEDIFRIGAGSVNYFIENNDNVTFLASRRKFVSQIGLGLAAVPFLSLIYGVTVGKYNYKVIKQRIFFPDLPDAFDGFTITQISDVHSGSFDNPEKINYAIDLVNEQNSDMILFTGDIVNTDAKEMHPWIETFNRIKKHEYGKYSVLGNHDYGEYVTWPTDAAKEKNFQDIKNLYGQIGFKLMLNEHTFIKKGNDKIALIGVENWGQNFKKAGDINKASQYVNKEDFKILMSHDPSHWDYEVQHHEKNFHLTLSGHTHGMQFGIEIPGYFKWSLAQYVYTQWAGLYENLGRYVYVNRGFGFHAYPGRVGIMPEITVIELKKGKDVA, encoded by the coding sequence ATGATTCTTCGCATACTGTTATTGTGTTTTGTACTTCTTATTATTGAGCTTTATGCATTTCAAGCATTGCGAACCTTAATAAAGGTAAAGTGGGTTTTGGTGTGTTATCAGATTATTAGTTTTCTGCTATTAGTATTTATTATTTATTCATTCATGCAATTTGACCGTTCAGTAGGGCAGACCAAGCAAACAATGTTTACTATGGGTTTAGTGCTTCTAGTGTATGTTCCAAAAATGGTTTTAGCGCTCGTATTACTTGGAGAAGATATCTTTAGAATTGGAGCAGGATCAGTAAACTATTTTATTGAGAATAATGATAATGTGACTTTTTTAGCCTCTAGAAGAAAATTTGTAAGTCAGATTGGATTAGGGTTGGCTGCAGTTCCTTTTTTATCTTTAATATATGGTGTGACCGTTGGTAAGTACAATTATAAAGTAATCAAACAACGAATCTTTTTTCCAGATTTGCCTGATGCTTTTGATGGTTTTACGATTACTCAAATATCTGACGTTCATAGTGGCAGCTTTGATAATCCTGAAAAAATAAATTATGCAATAGATTTAGTAAATGAGCAAAATTCAGATATGATTTTGTTTACCGGAGATATTGTAAATACAGATGCCAAAGAAATGCATCCTTGGATAGAAACATTCAACCGAATAAAAAAACACGAGTATGGAAAATATTCAGTTTTAGGGAATCATGATTATGGCGAATATGTAACTTGGCCAACTGATGCGGCTAAAGAAAAAAATTTTCAAGACATAAAAAATCTATACGGGCAAATTGGTTTTAAATTAATGTTGAATGAGCATACTTTTATCAAAAAAGGGAATGATAAAATTGCACTGATTGGTGTGGAAAATTGGGGGCAAAATTTTAAGAAAGCGGGTGATATCAATAAAGCATCACAGTATGTAAATAAAGAAGATTTCAAAATTTTGATGAGTCATGATCCTTCACATTGGGACTACGAAGTGCAGCATCATGAGAAAAACTTCCATCTTACATTATCTGGACACACTCATGGAATGCAATTTGGGATTGAAATTCCAGGTTATTTCAAATGGAGTTTAGCGCAATATGTATACACTCAGTGGGCCGGTTTATATGAAAATTTAGGTCGATATGTCTATGTGAATAGAGGTTTTGGTTTTCATGCTTATCCGGGTAGAGTCGGAATAATGCCTGAAATCACTGTCATCGAACTAAAAAAAGGCAAGGATGTGGCTTAA
- the rimP gene encoding ribosome assembly cofactor RimP: MTFKEKVNSLLTECLSEKSSNFLIDLIITDAFKVIVNLDGDKGVALQDCIDVSRFIDNNLDREEQDYSLEVASVGVGSPLKLVRQYKKNIGRTLIVKTGTEIIEAELVEANDDFVVLSWKAREPKKIGKGKETVQKELKLSYADVKEAIVTVTF, from the coding sequence ATGACATTTAAAGAAAAAGTAAATTCGTTATTGACAGAATGTCTTTCAGAAAAGTCATCAAATTTTTTGATAGACCTTATTATCACTGATGCTTTTAAGGTTATTGTGAATTTGGATGGTGATAAAGGAGTCGCGCTTCAGGACTGTATCGATGTGAGTCGTTTTATAGATAATAACTTGGATCGTGAGGAGCAAGATTACTCTTTAGAAGTAGCTTCGGTAGGGGTTGGTTCGCCGCTGAAATTAGTAAGACAATACAAGAAAAATATAGGGCGCACATTAATTGTGAAGACTGGTACAGAAATAATTGAAGCAGAATTAGTGGAAGCTAATGATGATTTTGTAGTTTTGTCTTGGAAAGCTAGAGAACCTAAAAAAATAGGAAAAGGAAAAGAGACAGTTCAAAAAGAACTAAAACTGTCCTACGCCGATGTAAAAGAAGCAATCGTTACAGTAACATTTTAA
- a CDS encoding polysaccharide deacetylase family protein — translation MKLHWIKTNWIIKKLFANYTWDLPNNEKKIYLSFDDGPIPEITEWVLEELKKSKAKATFFCIGDNIEKHPEIFKKVIAEGHSIGNHTFNHLNGWKTTSEIYIENFKKCEEVISRFPAQKIRSKIFRPPYGKIKTAQSKQIRKLDYKIIMWDVLSADFDQNLSKEECLENVLYNIQSGSIIVFHDSLKAFKNLEYVLPRTLAYLEKNNFICDIIE, via the coding sequence ATGAAACTTCATTGGATAAAAACGAATTGGATTATAAAAAAATTATTCGCAAATTACACGTGGGACCTACCTAACAATGAAAAGAAAATATATCTCAGCTTTGACGACGGTCCTATTCCGGAAATCACGGAATGGGTTTTGGAAGAATTAAAAAAAAGCAAAGCAAAAGCGACTTTTTTTTGTATTGGTGATAACATTGAAAAACATCCCGAAATATTCAAAAAAGTAATCGCTGAAGGCCATTCAATTGGAAATCATACATTCAATCATCTTAATGGGTGGAAAACTACTAGCGAGATCTATATAGAGAATTTTAAAAAATGTGAAGAAGTAATTAGCCGATTCCCTGCACAAAAAATAAGATCTAAAATTTTTCGCCCACCTTACGGCAAAATAAAAACAGCACAATCTAAACAAATACGTAAACTAGACTACAAGATAATAATGTGGGATGTCCTAAGCGCAGATTTTGACCAAAACTTATCTAAAGAAGAATGTTTAGAAAACGTTTTATACAATATACAATCAGGAAGTATAATTGTATTCCATGACAGTCTTAAAGCATTTAAAAACTTAGAATATGTGCTTCCGAGGACTTTAGCTTATCTAGAAAAAAATAATTTTATTTGTGATATTATAGAATAA
- a CDS encoding response regulator transcription factor: MNILIVEDNAELAIELKDFLSTSGYVCKIAKNCATALEEISSNDYDIMLLDLGLPDGSGFEILKTVRKIQSKMAVIILTARGELDDRINGLQLGADDYLTKPFALTELGARLFAIIRRIHGFVVNDLEIHDFSLQLQDYKVHCDGIQVKLTKKEFDIFQYLVLNKNRVITRLQLTEHIWGDILEVNSDSNFIDVHVRNLRKKLEKYAPIEWFETVRSVGYRIND; this comes from the coding sequence ATGAATATTCTTATCGTAGAAGACAATGCTGAATTAGCTATTGAGTTGAAAGATTTTCTTTCCACGAGTGGCTATGTTTGTAAAATTGCTAAAAACTGTGCCACAGCATTAGAGGAAATTAGCAGTAATGATTATGATATTATGTTATTGGATCTAGGATTGCCTGATGGAAGCGGATTTGAGATTTTAAAAACGGTTCGGAAAATACAATCTAAAATGGCAGTCATAATATTGACGGCTCGTGGCGAACTCGATGATAGAATTAATGGATTACAGCTTGGGGCAGACGATTATCTTACAAAACCTTTTGCTTTGACAGAATTAGGCGCGCGTTTATTTGCTATCATCAGACGCATACACGGTTTTGTTGTTAATGATTTAGAGATACATGACTTTAGTTTACAGCTTCAAGATTATAAAGTGCATTGTGATGGAATTCAAGTTAAACTCACAAAAAAAGAATTTGATATATTTCAATATTTAGTTTTAAATAAAAATCGAGTAATTACCAGATTACAATTAACAGAACATATTTGGGGTGACATCCTTGAGGTTAATTCTGATTCGAATTTTATTGATGTGCATGTACGGAATTTGCGTAAGAAACTAGAAAAGTATGCTCCTATTGAATGGTTTGAGACCGTAAGAAGTGTTGGTTACCGGATAAACGATTGA